A section of the Kribbella sp. HUAS MG21 genome encodes:
- a CDS encoding extracellular solute-binding protein produces MTISRRTLLGGSLAAAAVGLTGCSTVTRSTDIAALNKPVALPTYKRFEGPQPDLPRSHPLMPDCFYKFPERPVKVSDGAPGDGADVTGSAPTSNPIPPTADRNPYWQELNRRLGSSLGLNITSAADYPNKFATAVAGDTLGDLFNVDGGFAYLPQFLEARAQDLTEYLSGDAILEYPFLANAPAASWRGCVFSGGIRAVPIQRGVMSSNTLLVRQDLLDQLGVEIGSPTVDELVKVAKAVTDGKKNRWGFAVPPTASLSAMLGLPNGWEVRDGKLVHSRELPEHKELLAITRQMVKDGLIHPDGVAKANQKVWFTQGSAVMTQDSYSSIQSFYRRATNKNFSITIPVPRASGGKVGRVLLGSPNNSIAAIRPSSPERTKTLLRVLNWFAAPFGTEEYLFRKFGLPGRHYTLNGTDPQLTKDGGSEVCLGEFPVQYLADGPYPAYFPGHPEAVDNLYNHLKAVLPTAILSPTYGLYSPTQSTKGKVLDTRMDALTKDIQLGRADLSAWDEAVTNYRKSGADAIRNELEQALAIKGDQ; encoded by the coding sequence ATGACGATCAGCAGAAGGACCCTTCTGGGCGGCTCACTGGCCGCTGCCGCCGTCGGCTTGACCGGGTGCTCGACGGTGACCCGGTCGACCGACATCGCGGCGTTGAACAAGCCCGTCGCGTTGCCGACGTACAAACGCTTCGAGGGACCGCAGCCGGACCTGCCGCGGAGCCATCCGTTGATGCCGGACTGCTTCTACAAGTTCCCAGAGCGGCCGGTGAAGGTCAGCGACGGGGCGCCGGGCGACGGCGCCGACGTGACCGGCTCGGCGCCGACGTCGAACCCGATCCCGCCGACGGCCGACCGGAACCCGTACTGGCAGGAGCTCAACCGGCGGCTCGGGTCGTCGCTCGGGCTCAACATCACGTCGGCGGCGGACTACCCGAACAAATTCGCCACGGCGGTCGCGGGTGACACGTTGGGCGACCTGTTCAACGTGGACGGCGGATTCGCGTACCTGCCGCAGTTCCTGGAGGCGCGGGCACAGGACCTGACCGAGTACCTGTCGGGCGACGCGATCCTCGAGTACCCGTTCCTCGCGAACGCGCCGGCGGCGTCGTGGCGGGGCTGCGTGTTCTCCGGCGGGATCCGGGCGGTACCGATCCAGCGCGGGGTGATGTCGTCCAACACGTTGCTGGTACGGCAGGACCTGCTCGACCAGCTCGGCGTCGAGATCGGCTCGCCGACCGTCGACGAACTCGTGAAGGTGGCGAAAGCGGTCACCGACGGGAAGAAGAACCGGTGGGGCTTCGCGGTGCCGCCGACCGCTTCGCTGAGCGCGATGCTCGGGTTGCCGAACGGTTGGGAGGTGCGCGACGGGAAGCTTGTGCACAGCCGGGAGTTGCCGGAACACAAGGAACTGCTGGCGATCACCCGGCAGATGGTGAAGGACGGGCTGATCCATCCGGACGGGGTGGCGAAGGCCAACCAGAAGGTGTGGTTCACGCAGGGGTCGGCGGTGATGACGCAGGACTCGTACTCGTCGATCCAGAGCTTCTACCGGCGCGCGACGAACAAGAACTTCAGCATCACGATCCCGGTACCGCGGGCGTCCGGCGGGAAGGTCGGGCGGGTGCTGCTCGGGTCCCCGAACAACTCGATCGCCGCGATCCGGCCGAGCTCGCCGGAACGCACGAAGACGCTGCTGCGAGTGCTGAACTGGTTCGCGGCGCCGTTCGGGACGGAGGAGTACCTGTTCCGGAAGTTCGGGTTGCCCGGGCGGCACTACACGCTCAACGGCACCGATCCGCAACTCACGAAGGACGGCGGCAGCGAGGTGTGCCTGGGCGAGTTCCCCGTCCAATACCTGGCCGACGGCCCGTACCCCGCCTACTTCCCCGGCCACCCCGAGGCAGTGGACAACCTGTACAACCACCTGAAGGCAGTACTCCCGACAGCAATCCTGTCGCCCACGTACGGCCTCTACTCACCCACCCAATCCACCAAAGGCAAGGTCCTCGACACCCGCATGGACGCCCTGACCAAGGACATCCAACTAGGCCGAGCCGACCTCTCCGCCTGGGACGAAGCAGTCACCAACTACCGAAAATCCGGCGCCGACGCCATCCGCAACGAACTAGAACAAGCCCTAGCCATCAAGGGCGACCAGTAG
- a CDS encoding SGNH/GDSL hydrolase family protein, translating into MTSTWRRVGASLLVTAVGAAGLVAAAPSGDETTAEGTGLVTTWGAADDIAGGTLSDMTVRNIVRTSVGGEDLRIRISNANGDQPLVSDSVYVGRHAGGASVVPGSSRRLTFGGSTTVTIPPGAMAVSDPLPGTVPALTSLTVSLHVVGTTGVITAHNRAMQHSYKSTSGDHAADESGTAYQTESSAWFFLNAAIVEAPREVQTVATLGDSITSAVGTTIDTNRRWPDILAARYAGLPEPRRLAISNEGISGNRVLGGIAKAGSAGPSALARLDKDVLTKPGVRTVLVLEGINDIYAGATTEQLIAGYRQLIARVHASGRCIVGGTLTPMGSSFVYSPEKEATRQAVNTFIRTSGEFDAYVDFDAATRDPSNPTRLAPAYDDGDGLHPNNAGNEAMGNAPDLDSLRCN; encoded by the coding sequence ATGACTTCTACGTGGCGCCGGGTGGGCGCGAGTTTGCTGGTGACGGCGGTGGGTGCGGCGGGTCTGGTGGCGGCCGCGCCTTCCGGGGACGAGACGACGGCGGAAGGGACCGGGCTGGTCACGACCTGGGGTGCGGCGGACGACATCGCCGGCGGGACGTTGAGCGACATGACCGTGCGGAACATCGTGCGGACGAGTGTCGGCGGCGAGGACCTGCGGATCCGGATCTCCAACGCGAACGGCGACCAGCCGCTGGTGTCGGACTCCGTGTACGTCGGGCGGCACGCCGGCGGGGCGAGTGTGGTACCGGGGTCGAGCCGGCGGCTGACGTTCGGCGGCAGTACGACGGTGACGATCCCGCCGGGCGCGATGGCGGTCAGCGATCCGCTGCCCGGGACGGTGCCGGCACTGACGAGCCTGACGGTCAGTCTGCACGTGGTCGGGACGACGGGCGTGATCACCGCGCACAACCGGGCGATGCAGCACAGCTACAAGTCGACTTCGGGTGACCACGCGGCCGACGAGTCGGGTACGGCGTACCAGACGGAGTCGTCGGCGTGGTTCTTCCTGAACGCGGCGATCGTCGAGGCGCCGCGCGAGGTGCAGACGGTCGCGACGCTCGGCGACTCGATCACGTCCGCGGTCGGTACGACGATCGACACGAACCGGAGGTGGCCTGACATCCTCGCGGCGCGGTACGCCGGACTGCCCGAGCCGCGGCGGCTGGCGATCTCGAACGAGGGGATCTCCGGGAACCGCGTCCTCGGCGGGATCGCGAAGGCGGGCAGCGCCGGGCCGAGCGCGCTGGCGCGGCTGGACAAGGACGTGCTGACGAAGCCCGGCGTACGGACGGTGCTGGTGCTGGAGGGGATCAACGACATCTACGCCGGGGCGACGACGGAACAGTTGATCGCCGGGTACCGCCAGCTGATCGCGCGGGTGCACGCGTCCGGCCGGTGCATCGTCGGCGGGACGCTGACGCCGATGGGCAGCTCGTTCGTCTACTCCCCTGAGAAGGAGGCGACGCGCCAGGCAGTCAACACGTTCATCCGCACCAGCGGCGAGTTCGACGCGTACGTGGACTTCGACGCCGCAACCCGAGACCCGTCCAACCCGACCCGCCTGGCACCGGCGTACGACGACGGCGACGGCCTACACCCCAACAACGCCGGCAACGAGGCCATGGGCAACGCGCCCGACCTCGACTCCCTACGCTGCAACTGA
- a CDS encoding PadR family transcriptional regulator: protein MPSSAMREPTFLVLAALADGRKYGYAVITEVATLSGDRVKLRPGTLYAALDRLCDEGLVRPAGEEIVDGRLRRYYELTDAGATALATEAARLQSNAAQAFNRLRLRPSGGAA from the coding sequence ATGCCTTCCTCAGCCATGCGCGAACCGACGTTTCTCGTCCTCGCCGCGCTCGCCGACGGCCGCAAGTACGGCTACGCGGTGATCACCGAAGTCGCGACGTTGTCCGGCGACCGGGTGAAGCTCCGCCCCGGCACGCTGTACGCCGCCCTCGATCGCCTCTGCGACGAAGGGCTGGTCCGTCCGGCCGGTGAAGAGATCGTCGACGGCCGTCTCCGCCGGTACTACGAACTCACCGACGCCGGCGCGACCGCGCTCGCGACCGAAGCCGCGCGCCTGCAGTCCAACGCCGCTCAGGCCTTCAACCGCCTCCGTCTGCGCCCGTCCGGGGGTGCCGCATGA
- a CDS encoding DUF3516 domain-containing protein, with protein MTLTEKLPGTTEPDDLFDAFQGWVTGQGISLYPAQEEALIEVMTGSNVILSTPTGSGKSLVATGAHFAAMANGQRTFYTAPIKALVSEKFFALCDVFGADKVGMLTGDAAVNAGAPIICCTAEVLANIALREGKDADVGQVVMDEFHFYSEPDRGWAWQVPLLELPKAQFVLMSATLGDVERFKIDLSRRTGRPTAIVASGERPVPLIYKYVTTALHETLEELLTTHQAPVYVVHFTQAAALERAQALMSINVSSKEEKEKINELIGHFRFSKGFGRTLQRLVKHGIGVHHAGMLPKYRRLVEQLAQAGLLKVICGTDTLGVGINVPIRTVVLTALSKYDGRRQRILKAREFHQIAGRAGRAGYDTSGTVVVQAPDHVVENVKALAKAGDDPKKQRKVQRKKPPEGFVTWGEDTFDRLVAAEPEALQSRMRVSHAMLLNVIARDGNAFESMRHLLRDNHEESRAQVRLIRRAIQIYRTLVTAGVVERLDEPDENGRLLRLTVDLQKDFSLNQPLSTFALAALDLLDPNDPSYALDVVSIIEATLEDPRAVLWAQEHHAKGEAVNAMKAQGIEYDERMELLEDVSWPKPLAELLEATFEMYRQTHPWIADTGLSPKAVVRDMFERAMTFGEFIGYYGLARSEGVVLRYLSDAYKALRQTVPPDKVDEDLADLIEWLGEVVRQTDSSLLDEWEELTNPAAEAEVAPTPLGPRRITLNTRAFRVLVRNAMFRRVELLALHRWAELGQLDGEAGWDAGRWAEAGTAYYAEHEVVGTGPEARGPALFLIEEHPGYWEVQQIIDDPEGNHDWRITATVDLTASDEAGELVLELVSFKPL; from the coding sequence ATGACGCTGACCGAGAAGTTGCCGGGGACGACCGAGCCCGATGATCTGTTCGATGCCTTTCAGGGGTGGGTGACGGGGCAGGGGATCTCGCTGTATCCGGCGCAGGAAGAGGCGTTGATCGAGGTGATGACGGGGTCGAACGTGATCCTGTCGACGCCTACCGGGTCGGGGAAGAGCCTGGTGGCGACGGGGGCGCACTTCGCGGCGATGGCGAACGGGCAGCGGACCTTCTACACCGCGCCGATCAAGGCCCTGGTGTCGGAGAAGTTCTTCGCGTTGTGTGACGTGTTCGGCGCGGACAAGGTCGGCATGCTGACCGGCGATGCGGCGGTCAACGCGGGTGCGCCGATCATCTGCTGTACGGCGGAGGTCCTCGCGAACATCGCGCTCCGCGAAGGCAAGGACGCCGACGTCGGCCAGGTGGTGATGGACGAGTTCCACTTCTACTCCGAGCCGGACCGCGGCTGGGCGTGGCAGGTGCCGCTGCTGGAGCTGCCGAAGGCGCAGTTCGTGCTGATGTCCGCGACCCTCGGCGACGTCGAGCGCTTCAAGATCGACCTGTCGCGAAGGACCGGCCGCCCGACCGCGATCGTGGCGTCCGGCGAGCGCCCGGTCCCGCTGATCTACAAGTACGTCACCACCGCCCTGCACGAGACGCTCGAGGAGCTGCTCACCACCCACCAGGCCCCGGTGTACGTCGTGCACTTCACTCAGGCGGCCGCGCTCGAACGCGCGCAGGCGCTGATGAGCATCAACGTCTCCTCGAAGGAGGAGAAGGAGAAGATCAACGAGCTGATCGGCCACTTCCGGTTCAGCAAGGGGTTCGGCCGGACGCTGCAGCGGCTCGTGAAGCACGGCATCGGCGTCCACCACGCCGGCATGCTGCCGAAGTACCGGCGGCTGGTCGAGCAGCTCGCGCAGGCAGGTCTGCTCAAGGTCATCTGCGGCACCGACACCCTCGGCGTCGGCATCAACGTCCCGATCCGGACCGTCGTACTGACAGCGTTGAGCAAGTACGACGGACGCCGGCAGCGGATCCTCAAGGCGCGCGAGTTCCACCAGATCGCGGGCCGCGCCGGGCGGGCCGGATACGACACGTCCGGCACCGTGGTCGTCCAGGCCCCGGACCACGTGGTCGAGAACGTGAAGGCGCTCGCGAAGGCGGGCGACGACCCGAAGAAGCAGCGCAAGGTGCAGCGCAAGAAGCCGCCGGAAGGATTCGTGACCTGGGGCGAGGACACCTTCGACCGGCTGGTCGCGGCCGAGCCGGAGGCGCTGCAGTCCCGGATGCGGGTCAGCCACGCGATGCTGCTGAACGTGATCGCCCGCGACGGCAACGCGTTCGAGAGCATGCGGCACCTGCTCCGCGACAACCACGAGGAGTCCCGCGCGCAGGTCCGGCTGATCCGCCGGGCGATCCAGATCTACCGCACCCTCGTCACCGCCGGTGTCGTCGAACGCCTCGACGAGCCCGACGAGAACGGCCGCCTGCTGCGGCTGACCGTCGACCTGCAGAAGGACTTCAGCCTCAACCAGCCGCTGTCCACGTTCGCGCTGGCCGCCCTGGACCTGCTCGACCCGAACGACCCGTCGTACGCGCTCGACGTGGTCTCGATCATCGAGGCCACGCTGGAGGACCCACGCGCGGTGCTCTGGGCGCAGGAGCACCACGCCAAGGGCGAGGCGGTGAACGCGATGAAGGCCCAGGGCATCGAGTACGACGAACGCATGGAGCTGCTCGAGGACGTCAGCTGGCCGAAACCGCTCGCGGAGTTGCTCGAAGCAACGTTCGAGATGTACCGGCAGACGCACCCGTGGATCGCGGACACCGGGCTGTCGCCGAAGGCCGTCGTCCGGGACATGTTCGAGCGGGCGATGACGTTCGGCGAGTTCATCGGGTACTACGGCCTCGCGCGGTCGGAGGGCGTCGTACTGCGGTACCTCAGCGACGCGTACAAGGCGCTGCGGCAGACCGTGCCGCCGGACAAGGTGGACGAGGACCTGGCCGACCTGATCGAGTGGCTCGGCGAGGTCGTCCGGCAGACCGACTCCAGCCTGCTCGACGAGTGGGAGGAGTTGACGAACCCGGCCGCCGAGGCGGAGGTCGCGCCGACACCGCTCGGCCCGCGGCGGATCACGTTGAACACCAGGGCTTTCCGCGTCCTGGTCCGCAACGCGATGTTCCGCCGCGTCGAACTGCTGGCCCTGCACCGCTGGGCCGAGCTGGGCCAACTCGACGGCGAGGCAGGCTGGGACGCGGGCCGCTGGGCCGAGGCCGGTACGGCGTACTACGCCGAGCACGAGGTCGTCGGCACGGGTCCCGAGGCGCGTGGCCCGGCCCTGTTCCTGATCGAGGAGCACCCCGGCTACTGGGAGGTCCAGCAGATCATCGACGACCCCGAAGGCAACCACGACTGGCGCATCACCGCCACCGTCGACCTCACCGCCTCCGACGAAGCCGGCGAGCTGGTCCTGGAACTGGTGTCCTTCAAGCCCCTCTAG
- the fabV gene encoding enoyl-[acyl-carrier-protein] reductase FabV, with the protein MTERVVKPVGRGFLFLDSHPAGCARVVREMAAQVASRTAQRRTALVIGSSSGYGLATTIAGLARYGIDGIGVCFEKAATARRTATAGWYRTAETAALAAELGRQWSFVNADAFADTTKDEVLDLVAEQLGGIDHLIYSVAAPRRTDPRTGETYQSVLKAIGAEHTTKSLAFDDGAPVLQEVGIEVATDDEIAQTVKVMGGEDWTRWIAALQDRDLLKPGFNTVALTYIGSELTGPLYRHGSIGAAKADLEQTALKLAADGVTAMTSVNGAAVTQASSAIPGIGLYVSLLHKITPLQTPVEQSIALWDQLTGETPLDLDDEGRIRLDRWELSDDVQSAVRRQWESATQSNIAEVADTTWFFNEVRRLYGFDVPGVDYDAETEVDVEWPTATTRGA; encoded by the coding sequence ATGACTGAGCGCGTGGTGAAGCCTGTCGGCCGTGGGTTCCTGTTCCTCGACTCGCACCCGGCGGGGTGTGCGCGGGTGGTGCGGGAGATGGCCGCGCAGGTCGCGAGTCGTACTGCGCAGCGTCGTACGGCGCTGGTGATCGGGTCGAGCTCCGGCTACGGGCTGGCGACGACGATCGCGGGGCTCGCGCGGTACGGGATCGACGGGATCGGCGTCTGCTTCGAGAAGGCGGCCACGGCTCGGCGTACCGCGACCGCCGGGTGGTACCGGACCGCGGAGACCGCCGCGCTGGCCGCCGAGCTCGGCCGGCAGTGGAGCTTCGTGAACGCGGACGCCTTCGCGGACACCACGAAGGACGAGGTGCTCGACCTGGTCGCCGAGCAGCTCGGCGGGATCGACCACCTGATCTACAGCGTCGCGGCGCCCCGGCGCACGGACCCGCGCACCGGCGAGACGTACCAGTCGGTGCTGAAGGCGATCGGCGCCGAGCACACCACGAAGAGCCTCGCGTTCGACGACGGCGCGCCGGTGCTGCAGGAGGTCGGCATCGAGGTCGCCACCGACGACGAGATCGCGCAGACCGTGAAGGTGATGGGCGGCGAGGACTGGACGCGCTGGATCGCCGCGCTGCAGGACCGCGACCTGCTCAAGCCCGGCTTCAACACCGTCGCGCTGACCTACATCGGGTCCGAGCTGACCGGCCCGCTGTACCGCCACGGTTCGATCGGCGCGGCCAAGGCGGACCTCGAGCAGACCGCCTTGAAGCTGGCCGCCGACGGCGTGACCGCGATGACCTCGGTGAACGGCGCCGCCGTCACGCAGGCGTCCTCCGCGATCCCCGGCATCGGCCTCTACGTCAGCCTCCTGCACAAGATCACCCCCTTGCAGACGCCGGTCGAGCAGTCGATCGCTCTGTGGGACCAGCTCACCGGCGAGACCCCTCTCGACCTCGACGACGAGGGCCGCATCCGCCTGGACCGCTGGGAACTGTCCGACGACGTCCAGTCCGCCGTACGCCGCCAGTGGGAGTCGGCCACCCAGTCCAACATCGCCGAGGTCGCCGACACCACCTGGTTCTTCAACGAGGTACGCCGCCTGTACGGCTTCGACGTACCGGGCGTCGACTACGACGCCGAAACCGAGGTCGACGTGGAGTGGCCTACTGCAACCACTAGAGGGGCTTGA